A genomic window from Arthrobacter sp. FW305-BF8 includes:
- a CDS encoding urease subunit gamma: protein MHLLPREQEKLMIVVAADLARRRQGRGLKLNYPEAVAIISYELIEGARDGRTVAELMSYGTTLLSRDDVMEGVPEMIHDVQIEATFPDGTKLVTVHNPIR, encoded by the coding sequence ATGCATCTGCTGCCCCGTGAGCAGGAAAAGCTCATGATCGTGGTCGCCGCCGACCTCGCCCGCAGGCGCCAGGGGCGCGGGCTCAAACTGAATTACCCGGAGGCCGTGGCCATCATCAGCTACGAGCTGATCGAGGGTGCCCGGGACGGCCGCACCGTGGCCGAGCTCATGAGCTACGGCACCACGCTGCTCAGCCGCGACGACGTCATGGAGGGCGTGCCGGAGATGATCCACGATGTCCAGATCGAGGCCACTTTTCCTGATGGCACGAAGCTCGTCACAGTCCACAACCCCATCCGATAG
- the ureC gene encoding urease subunit alpha: MSFELSRRQYADLYGPTTGDAIRLADTDLFLEIEKDLTNYGEEVVFGGGKVIRDGMGQNGQSTRDGGIDGGVPDTVITNVVVLDYTGIYKADVALKDGHIFRIGKAGNPQIADGVDIIIGASTEIIAGERKILTAGGVDSHIHFISADQVATALCSGVTTMVGGGTGPAEGTKATTVTPGKWHIHRMLQAAEGFPVNIGLLGKGHASAVEPLAEQIRAGAVGLKVHEDWGSTTSSIDTSLKVADEYDVQVAIHTDTLNECGFVEDTIRAIDGRVIHTFHTEGAGGGHAPDIIKIAGLPNVLPASTNPTLPYTRNTIEEHLDMLMVCHHLNPDIPEDVAFADSRIRAETIAAEDVLQDLGVFAITSSDSQAMGRVGEVITRTWQVADKMKKQRGVLKDPDGGTHGSAAGSGAESDNFRLKRYVAKYTINPAIAQGMAGSIGSVEEGKFADLVLWDPAFFGVKPELVIKGGQIAYALMGDANASIPTPQPRTMRPMFAAHGKALQESSITFLSQAAIDAGVPEDLGLEKVIRPVTGIRTLTKADLKYNDATPDIQVDPETYAVTVDGEEVTCEPSDVLPMAQRYFLF; encoded by the coding sequence ATGAGTTTCGAGTTGTCCCGCAGGCAGTACGCGGACCTTTACGGCCCGACGACGGGAGATGCCATCCGTCTCGCCGACACCGATCTGTTCCTGGAGATCGAGAAGGACCTCACGAACTATGGCGAGGAAGTGGTCTTCGGCGGCGGCAAGGTCATTCGGGATGGCATGGGCCAGAACGGCCAGTCCACCCGGGACGGAGGCATTGACGGTGGCGTGCCGGATACCGTCATCACCAACGTCGTGGTGCTGGATTACACGGGCATCTACAAGGCGGACGTGGCCCTGAAGGACGGCCACATCTTCCGCATCGGCAAGGCCGGAAACCCGCAGATTGCCGACGGCGTGGACATCATCATCGGCGCCAGTACGGAGATCATCGCGGGGGAACGCAAGATCCTCACCGCCGGGGGAGTGGACTCGCACATCCACTTTATTTCGGCGGACCAGGTGGCCACCGCCCTATGCAGCGGCGTGACCACCATGGTGGGCGGCGGCACCGGACCCGCCGAAGGCACCAAGGCCACCACCGTCACCCCGGGAAAATGGCACATCCACCGCATGCTGCAGGCAGCCGAGGGTTTTCCGGTCAACATCGGGCTCCTGGGCAAGGGGCACGCCTCCGCCGTCGAACCGTTGGCCGAGCAGATCCGCGCGGGCGCGGTGGGCCTGAAAGTCCACGAGGACTGGGGTTCCACCACGTCATCGATCGACACCTCACTAAAGGTTGCGGATGAGTATGACGTCCAGGTGGCCATCCACACGGACACGCTGAACGAATGCGGCTTCGTGGAGGACACCATCCGGGCCATCGACGGGCGCGTCATCCACACGTTCCACACCGAAGGCGCCGGAGGCGGGCACGCGCCGGACATCATCAAGATCGCCGGCCTGCCGAACGTGCTTCCCGCCTCCACGAATCCCACGCTGCCCTACACTCGGAACACCATCGAAGAGCACTTGGACATGCTCATGGTGTGCCACCACCTCAATCCGGACATCCCGGAGGATGTGGCCTTCGCAGATTCCCGCATCCGCGCCGAGACCATCGCGGCGGAGGACGTCCTGCAGGACCTCGGGGTCTTCGCCATCACGTCGTCGGACTCCCAGGCCATGGGGCGCGTGGGCGAGGTGATCACCCGTACCTGGCAGGTGGCGGACAAGATGAAGAAGCAGCGCGGCGTCCTGAAGGACCCCGACGGCGGGACGCACGGCTCCGCTGCGGGTTCGGGTGCGGAGAGCGACAACTTCCGGCTGAAGCGCTACGTGGCGAAGTACACCATCAACCCGGCCATCGCCCAGGGCATGGCTGGTTCCATCGGCTCCGTTGAGGAGGGCAAGTTCGCCGACCTGGTGCTCTGGGATCCGGCGTTCTTCGGTGTGAAGCCCGAACTGGTCATCAAGGGAGGCCAAATTGCCTATGCCCTGATGGGCGACGCCAACGCCTCCATCCCCACACCCCAGCCGCGCACCATGCGGCCCATGTTCGCTGCCCACGGGAAGGCCCTGCAGGAGTCGTCCATCACCTTTCTGTCCCAGGCGGCCATCGACGCCGGCGTGCCGGAGGATCTGGGCCTGGAGAAGGTCATCCGGCCCGTCACCGGCATCCGGACCCTGACCAAGGCCGACCTCAAATACAACGACGCCACGCCTGACATCCAGGTGGACCCGGAAACGTACGCGGTGACCGTGGACGGGGAAGAGGTCACCTGCGAGCCATCGGACGTATTGCCCATGGCGCAGCGCTACTTCCTCTTTTAG
- a CDS encoding ATP-binding cassette domain-containing protein, producing MTATEMQPSGTAVRQPILQARNLVKTFGRVVGLDGVGLDLYPGEVLAVIGDNGAGKSTLIKCLTGAEVPDSGELKVSGQTVHFKRPQDARAHGIETVYQNLAVSPALDVASNLFLGREERLAGPLGKLFRVLDTKGMRRKAKEELTRLGISTLQDVTVPVENLSGGQRQAVAVARAAAFGSKVVVLDEPTAALGVRESNQVLQLVRDLRDRGLPVILISHNMPHVFDVADRIHIQRLGKCAATITPQSHSMTDAVAIMTGAATA from the coding sequence ATGACCGCCACTGAAATGCAGCCGTCCGGCACGGCGGTGCGGCAGCCGATCCTGCAGGCCAGGAACCTCGTCAAGACCTTCGGACGCGTAGTGGGCCTCGATGGCGTCGGCCTGGACCTCTACCCGGGTGAAGTCCTCGCCGTCATCGGCGACAACGGCGCAGGCAAGTCCACCCTGATCAAGTGCCTCACCGGCGCCGAGGTGCCGGACTCCGGCGAGCTGAAGGTGTCCGGGCAGACCGTGCACTTCAAGCGGCCGCAGGACGCCCGCGCCCACGGCATCGAAACCGTCTACCAGAACCTTGCGGTCTCACCCGCGCTGGACGTTGCTTCCAACCTGTTCCTGGGCCGTGAAGAACGGCTTGCCGGCCCGCTGGGCAAACTCTTCCGCGTCTTGGACACCAAGGGAATGCGCCGCAAGGCCAAGGAAGAGCTGACCCGGCTGGGCATCTCGACACTCCAGGACGTGACAGTGCCGGTGGAGAACCTGTCCGGCGGCCAGCGCCAGGCGGTGGCTGTGGCCCGCGCCGCGGCATTCGGCTCCAAGGTGGTCGTCCTCGATGAGCCGACGGCCGCACTCGGCGTCCGGGAATCGAACCAGGTCCTGCAACTGGTCCGCGACCTCCGGGACCGGGGGCTGCCGGTGATCCTGATCAGCCACAACATGCCGCATGTGTTTGACGTGGCGGACCGGATCCACATCCAGCGGCTCGGAAAGTGCGCGGCCACCATCACGCCGCAGTCGCACAGCATGACCGATGCTGTGGCGATCATGACCGGTGCCGCCACGGCCTGA
- a CDS encoding cysteine hydrolase family protein: MIALLVIDMQNAYFEAPELAAQQERLVTSCNRLLEGFTSSGHKALLVGTEHERDKSTWTLSMLDDDQGFIFRGSEQAEAVPGLATDGLPQLSKTRDSAFVGTNLLSRLRNWGADEVVLAGVSTHNCIAQTGADAFAHNIRVTYAEDAMASEDSQDAKDMLRILSTTYRQPVRSSDEILARLSGTAKSRT; this comes from the coding sequence ATGATTGCTCTGCTCGTTATTGACATGCAGAACGCGTACTTCGAAGCGCCGGAACTGGCAGCCCAGCAGGAGCGGCTGGTCACCTCATGCAACAGGCTGCTGGAGGGCTTCACCTCCAGCGGACACAAGGCGCTGCTGGTTGGCACCGAACACGAGCGGGACAAGTCAACGTGGACGCTGAGCATGCTCGACGACGACCAGGGCTTCATTTTCCGCGGCAGCGAGCAGGCAGAGGCTGTGCCAGGCCTGGCCACAGACGGCCTGCCCCAGCTGAGCAAAACGCGGGACAGCGCCTTTGTTGGCACCAACCTGCTGTCCCGGCTGCGGAACTGGGGCGCCGACGAAGTGGTGCTGGCCGGGGTCTCCACGCACAACTGCATCGCCCAGACCGGAGCGGACGCTTTCGCCCACAACATCCGGGTTACGTACGCGGAGGACGCCATGGCGTCGGAGGACAGCCAGGACGCCAAGGACATGCTGCGCATCCTGTCCACCACGTATCGCCAGCCGGTCCGGTCGAGCGACGAGATCCTTGCCCGGCTCAGCGGCACCGCTAAGAGCCGGACCTGA
- a CDS encoding substrate-binding domain-containing protein, which produces MLSSKAPRTVTHRLLAIGAVLTLGTLSLTACGGSSTATSTTGGSSSEKVGVSLIVKTTSNPFFVSMQDGAKKAAEADGVDLKLAAGKADGDEDTQIQAIENAISKGDKGILITPNGPSVVDALKKAKDAGLFVIALDTPPDPADAADITFATDNFAAGELIGKWTAAQLNGKKATIALVDLFDDKVVSVDYNRDQGFLTGLGIDTADKKKNGDEAKTGKYTGGKGGDYEIVGSQASQGAEDGGRTAMETLLAKNPNINVVYTINEPAAAGAFEALKSAGKEKDVLVVSVDGGCTGVDNVKSGIIGATAQQYPVKMAELGVKAIVDLAKTGQKPSNSEGLDFFNTGVELVTDKAADGVKSITTSDASQICWGK; this is translated from the coding sequence ATGTTGAGTTCCAAAGCCCCGCGGACAGTCACCCACCGCCTGCTCGCCATCGGCGCAGTCCTGACCCTCGGCACGCTCAGCCTCACCGCCTGCGGCGGAAGTTCCACCGCCACCTCCACCACCGGCGGCTCCTCGTCCGAAAAGGTCGGCGTCTCCCTGATCGTGAAGACCACGTCCAACCCGTTCTTCGTTTCCATGCAGGACGGAGCCAAGAAAGCTGCCGAGGCCGACGGCGTCGACCTGAAGCTCGCGGCCGGCAAAGCCGACGGCGATGAGGACACCCAGATCCAGGCCATCGAAAATGCCATCTCCAAGGGCGACAAGGGAATCCTGATCACCCCCAACGGCCCGTCAGTGGTCGACGCGCTGAAGAAGGCCAAGGACGCGGGGCTGTTCGTCATCGCGCTCGACACCCCGCCGGACCCCGCAGACGCCGCGGACATCACGTTCGCCACGGACAACTTCGCGGCCGGTGAGCTGATCGGCAAGTGGACGGCCGCCCAGCTGAACGGCAAGAAGGCCACCATTGCCCTCGTGGACCTGTTCGACGACAAGGTGGTCTCGGTGGACTACAACCGCGACCAGGGCTTCCTCACCGGTCTCGGCATCGACACCGCGGACAAGAAGAAGAACGGCGACGAAGCCAAGACCGGCAAGTACACGGGCGGCAAGGGCGGCGACTACGAAATCGTCGGCAGCCAGGCTTCGCAGGGCGCCGAGGACGGCGGACGCACGGCCATGGAGACCCTGCTCGCCAAGAACCCGAACATCAACGTTGTCTACACCATCAACGAGCCCGCCGCGGCCGGTGCCTTCGAAGCCCTGAAGTCCGCCGGCAAGGAGAAGGACGTCCTGGTGGTATCGGTGGACGGCGGCTGCACCGGCGTTGACAACGTCAAGTCCGGCATCATCGGCGCCACCGCCCAGCAGTACCCGGTGAAGATGGCCGAGCTCGGAGTCAAGGCGATCGTCGACCTCGCCAAGACCGGCCAGAAGCCGTCCAACTCCGAGGGCCTGGACTTCTTCAACACCGGCGTGGAACTCGTCACGGACAAGGCCGCCGACGGCGTCAAGAGCATCACGACGTCGGACGCCTCCCAGATCTGCTGGGGCAAGTAA
- a CDS encoding ABC transporter permease has product MAQQQTAGPPATGHADLAGEFLDRQTPLSRIRNILHRYPALSPAIVLLVAVVVFGLLNDRFLRFENLSLITQQVSVVGTLAIAQTLIILTAGIDLSVGAVMILSSMVVAQLAVSSGIPGPLALLAGLVVGLGAGALNGFLVTRFKLPPFIVTLGTLNIFIAVTLLYSGGSTVRGSSMPGLLTWTGSTFPLGPVRISTGVIMMLLLYGAVAFILGKTAWGRHVYAVGDDKEAARLAGIPVNRVLMSVYLAAGAVLAMGAWLQIGRTNAASPNAGVDLNLDSITAVVIGGTSLFGGRGSVWGSLLGALIVGVFRNGLSLAGLDVLYQTLAVGVLIILAVSIDQWIRKVKS; this is encoded by the coding sequence ATGGCCCAGCAACAGACAGCCGGCCCGCCCGCCACCGGGCACGCCGACCTGGCCGGGGAATTCCTCGACCGCCAGACACCGCTCAGCCGCATCCGCAACATCCTGCACCGGTACCCGGCGCTCAGCCCGGCGATTGTGCTGCTCGTGGCGGTGGTGGTCTTCGGGCTCCTCAACGACCGGTTCCTGCGGTTCGAAAACCTCTCGCTGATCACCCAGCAGGTCTCCGTGGTGGGAACCCTGGCGATCGCGCAGACACTCATCATCCTCACCGCGGGCATCGACCTCTCCGTCGGCGCTGTCATGATCCTCTCGTCCATGGTGGTGGCGCAGCTGGCCGTGAGCAGCGGCATTCCCGGCCCGCTGGCGTTGCTGGCCGGCCTCGTGGTGGGCCTTGGGGCAGGCGCCCTCAACGGCTTCCTCGTCACCAGGTTCAAACTCCCGCCGTTCATCGTCACGCTCGGAACCCTGAACATCTTCATCGCCGTCACGCTGCTGTACTCCGGCGGTTCCACCGTCCGCGGCTCCAGCATGCCGGGCCTGCTCACCTGGACCGGAAGCACCTTCCCGCTGGGCCCCGTGCGCATCTCCACCGGCGTGATCATGATGCTCCTGCTCTACGGCGCCGTGGCGTTCATCCTGGGCAAGACAGCCTGGGGCCGGCACGTCTACGCCGTCGGGGATGACAAGGAAGCCGCCCGCCTAGCCGGCATTCCCGTTAACCGCGTCCTCATGAGCGTCTACCTGGCCGCCGGGGCTGTCCTAGCCATGGGTGCCTGGCTCCAGATCGGCCGCACCAACGCAGCCAGCCCCAACGCCGGCGTGGACCTCAACCTCGACTCCATCACCGCCGTCGTGATTGGCGGAACCAGCCTCTTCGGCGGCCGCGGCTCCGTCTGGGGTTCCCTCCTCGGTGCGCTGATCGTGGGCGTGTTCCGCAACGGCCTGTCCCTGGCGGGACTCGACGTGCTGTACCAGACCCTCGCCGTGGGCGTCCTCATCATCCTCGCTGTGTCCATCGACCAGTGGATCCGAAAGGTGAAATCATGA
- the ureG gene encoding urease accessory protein UreG gives MTEPIKIGIGGPVGAGKTQLVERLTRHMSAEISMAAITNDIYTIEDAKILAANGILPEDRIIGVETGGCPHTAIREDTSMNTAAIEELKQRHPDLQVIFVESGGDNLSATFSPELVDFSIYIIDVAQGEKIPRKAGQGMIKSDLFIINKTDLAPHVGADLAVMERDSKEFRGAKPFCFTNLKTDEGLEHVIEWIRRDVLMLDLTQ, from the coding sequence ATGACTGAGCCCATCAAGATCGGCATCGGCGGCCCCGTCGGCGCCGGAAAGACCCAGCTTGTGGAACGGCTCACGCGCCACATGAGCGCGGAAATCTCCATGGCCGCCATCACCAATGACATCTACACTATCGAGGACGCCAAGATCCTGGCAGCCAACGGCATCCTGCCCGAGGACCGCATCATCGGCGTCGAAACCGGTGGCTGCCCGCACACCGCCATCCGTGAGGACACATCCATGAACACGGCCGCCATCGAGGAACTCAAGCAGCGGCACCCAGACCTGCAGGTGATCTTTGTGGAGTCCGGCGGCGACAACCTGTCCGCCACCTTCAGCCCCGAACTGGTGGACTTCTCGATCTACATCATCGATGTGGCGCAGGGCGAGAAGATCCCCCGCAAAGCCGGCCAGGGCATGATCAAGTCCGACCTCTTCATCATCAACAAGACAGACCTCGCCCCGCACGTCGGCGCCGACCTCGCCGTCATGGAACGCGACTCCAAGGAATTCCGCGGTGCCAAGCCGTTCTGCTTCACGAACCTCAAGACGGACGAAGGCCTCGAGCACGTCATCGAATGGATCCGCCGCGATGTCCTGATGCTCGACTTAACGCAATGA
- a CDS encoding urease accessory protein UreD, translating to MLELVISERGGRSIASRQFHEGALRVLRPHYLDDSGQVCYVVVNPGGAYLGADLYVLDVEVGDGADLLLTTQSATKIYRTPESFAEQRMTVRLGEGSRLELAPDQVIAYRDASYRQNTHITVRPTSSLVMAEVITPGWSPDGASFRYEELRLRNEIHVQTDGGTRLLALDNLLIRPPLDDITGTGFMEGYSHLGSLVVADARVDQALADELHQLAEKFDAYTGISLSATMDGITALVLRSLSNSTEKLNTLLGGCSGLLRQRWYGQAPLNLRKY from the coding sequence GTGCTTGAGCTGGTCATCAGCGAACGCGGAGGGCGTTCCATTGCGTCCCGGCAATTTCATGAAGGTGCGCTTCGCGTACTGCGACCTCATTATTTGGATGACTCGGGGCAGGTTTGCTATGTCGTCGTCAATCCTGGCGGGGCATATTTGGGGGCCGACCTTTACGTCCTGGACGTGGAGGTGGGGGACGGGGCCGACCTGCTGCTCACCACTCAGTCCGCGACGAAGATCTACCGGACCCCGGAATCGTTTGCCGAGCAGCGGATGACCGTCCGGCTCGGGGAAGGGTCACGGCTGGAGCTGGCGCCGGACCAGGTCATCGCCTACCGGGACGCCAGCTACCGGCAGAACACCCACATCACGGTGCGGCCGACGTCGAGCCTGGTGATGGCCGAGGTGATCACGCCCGGCTGGTCACCCGACGGGGCCTCATTCCGGTACGAGGAGTTGCGGCTCCGCAACGAGATCCACGTGCAGACGGACGGCGGCACCCGGCTGCTCGCCCTGGACAACCTGCTGATCCGCCCGCCCCTCGACGACATCACCGGCACGGGCTTCATGGAGGGCTACAGCCACCTGGGTTCGCTGGTGGTGGCGGACGCGCGGGTGGACCAGGCGCTCGCCGATGAGCTGCACCAGCTCGCGGAAAAGTTCGACGCCTACACAGGAATCTCGCTCAGTGCCACAATGGACGGCATCACGGCACTGGTGCTCCGGTCCCTGTCGAACAGCACCGAAAAACTCAATACGCTACTGGGTGGCTGCAGTGGCCTTCTCCGTCAACGCTGGTACGGCCAGGCGCCCCTGAACCTGAGGAAGTACTAA
- the ureE gene encoding urease accessory protein UreE, protein MIIEKVLGNLHDQPAESYSGLHREKVVLPSAQLVKRIQRVTTDHGKEIGIRLPAGSADLRDGDVLHVAETNMIVVSVLPTDVLVIAPRSIHEMGIVAHSLGNRHLQAQFFDASSEYGAEVMVCAYDHTVEDYLKHVGAPYDRQERVMPVPFRHAEHSH, encoded by the coding sequence ATGATCATCGAGAAAGTCCTCGGCAACCTGCACGACCAGCCTGCCGAATCCTACTCCGGCCTGCACCGGGAGAAGGTGGTGCTGCCGAGTGCCCAACTGGTCAAACGGATCCAGCGCGTCACCACCGACCACGGCAAGGAGATCGGCATCAGGCTTCCTGCCGGATCGGCTGACCTCCGCGATGGCGACGTGCTGCACGTGGCTGAGACGAACATGATCGTGGTCTCCGTGCTGCCCACCGACGTCCTGGTGATCGCACCACGGAGCATCCACGAGATGGGCATAGTGGCGCATTCCCTCGGCAACCGGCACCTGCAGGCACAGTTTTTCGACGCATCGTCCGAGTACGGCGCCGAAGTCATGGTGTGCGCCTACGACCACACCGTCGAGGACTACCTCAAACACGTAGGAGCGCCCTACGACCGCCAGGAACGCGTCATGCCAGTGCCTTTCCGCCATGCCGAACACTCGCACTGA
- a CDS encoding HoxN/HupN/NixA family nickel/cobalt transporter, which translates to MTTLTQFAAMYREREQLPLRTRLLATFSAVGILHLAAVVLLVAGTAASGQPLAFGLVLTAYLAGIKHSYDWDHIAAIDNSTRKFVAQRQDPTSVGFAFSLGHSSVVILAGALVVSGVSLVGRFMTEGSTGNLVLGLIGSGVSGLFLLAMGLFNGSAFLGAARHYRRVRGGGTVLPEDLEAKGFVARLLARPLSKVRRPRNVYVIGFLFGLGFDTATTIGLLVMTTAASLAGVSPVALLALPLAFTAAMTLCDTTNGVAMMRMYKSAIHDPLRKLGFNAVITGLSALSALFVAVITLGGFLNAAFGLKDPLTAWLGAIDLGDAGLLLVAAFLALWGAASLRGRRRAVSQARA; encoded by the coding sequence ATGACTACCTTGACCCAGTTCGCCGCCATGTACCGCGAGCGGGAGCAGTTACCGCTCCGGACACGCCTGCTGGCCACCTTTTCCGCGGTGGGCATCCTGCACCTTGCCGCCGTCGTTCTTCTGGTCGCCGGTACCGCGGCGTCGGGGCAGCCGCTGGCGTTCGGGCTGGTGCTTACGGCGTACCTGGCGGGCATCAAGCACAGTTACGACTGGGACCACATCGCCGCGATCGACAACTCCACCCGGAAGTTCGTGGCGCAGCGGCAGGATCCCACCAGTGTGGGATTCGCCTTCAGCCTGGGGCACAGTTCGGTGGTGATCCTGGCCGGCGCCCTGGTGGTCTCCGGGGTATCGCTGGTGGGCAGGTTCATGACCGAGGGCAGCACCGGAAACTTGGTCCTGGGGCTGATCGGCAGCGGGGTTTCCGGCCTCTTCCTGCTGGCCATGGGGCTCTTCAACGGGTCGGCGTTTCTCGGTGCGGCCCGGCACTACCGCAGGGTCCGCGGCGGCGGCACGGTGCTGCCGGAGGATCTCGAAGCCAAGGGCTTTGTGGCCCGCCTTCTGGCCCGGCCGCTGTCAAAGGTGCGGCGGCCCAGGAACGTGTACGTGATCGGCTTCCTGTTCGGGCTCGGTTTTGATACCGCCACCACCATTGGGCTCCTGGTCATGACGACGGCGGCCTCCTTGGCGGGCGTTTCGCCGGTCGCGCTGCTGGCTCTGCCACTCGCGTTCACCGCCGCCATGACGCTGTGCGACACCACGAACGGCGTTGCCATGATGCGGATGTACAAGTCGGCCATCCACGACCCCCTGCGCAAACTTGGTTTCAACGCGGTTATCACGGGGCTCTCGGCCCTCTCCGCGCTGTTCGTTGCCGTGATAACCCTTGGCGGTTTCCTCAACGCGGCGTTCGGGCTGAAGGACCCGCTCACCGCCTGGCTGGGCGCCATCGATCTGGGCGATGCCGGACTGCTGCTGGTTGCTGCATTCCTGGCGCTGTGGGGTGCGGCGTCGTTGCGTGGGCGCCGGCGGGCTGTTTCCCAAGCCCGCGCCTAG
- a CDS encoding urease subunit beta codes for MIPGEYVLRPEPLVVNAGREAVDVVVLNTGDRPVQVGSHYHFAEANPALEFDRDAAYGRRLDIPAGTAARFEPGDGKTVRLIRLAGSREVYGLSNAVNGSLGDGAGHAGIDRDGGDR; via the coding sequence ATGATTCCCGGAGAGTACGTCCTGCGTCCTGAACCGCTGGTGGTTAACGCGGGCCGCGAGGCGGTCGACGTCGTTGTCCTCAACACCGGTGACCGGCCCGTGCAGGTGGGCTCGCACTACCACTTCGCGGAGGCGAACCCGGCGCTGGAATTCGACCGCGACGCCGCCTACGGGCGGCGCCTGGACATTCCTGCCGGCACCGCAGCGCGGTTCGAACCGGGCGACGGGAAGACTGTCCGGCTGATCAGGCTGGCCGGAAGCCGGGAGGTCTACGGCCTGAGCAACGCGGTGAACGGCAGCCTCGGCGACGGCGCTGGCCATGCCGGCATTGACCGGGACGGGGGAGACCGATGA
- a CDS encoding carbohydrate kinase family protein: protein MNTGPASCGSSAASPEVIVIGEALVDVVASAHGTVEHPGGSPANVAYGLGRLGIRTALLTSIGDDDRGRAIEAHLQRAGVALLPGSRTPGRTATATATLAADGSATYDFDIRWELPPVAPASLPKVLHTGSIATFLAPGAAAVRTLLEQSHRECVVTYDPNIRPALLGSHAEARSIFEELVPLTDVVKLSDEDARWLYPGLRLEDAAARILELGAGLAVVTRGSEGSLLATPELQLVVPAVRSAVADTIGAGDSYMAALIYGLLARGADGLAPAVLETVGRTASKAAAITVRRPGANPPTAAELLADLPEDAAAPEDVPAAAIA, encoded by the coding sequence GTGAACACAGGACCTGCCAGCTGCGGATCCAGCGCGGCAAGCCCGGAAGTCATCGTCATCGGTGAAGCCCTGGTGGACGTCGTCGCGTCCGCACACGGAACCGTCGAGCACCCCGGCGGATCGCCGGCGAACGTCGCCTACGGGCTGGGCCGGCTCGGCATCCGGACCGCGCTCCTCACCTCGATCGGCGACGACGACCGCGGGCGGGCCATCGAGGCGCACCTGCAGCGTGCCGGCGTCGCGCTCCTGCCCGGTTCGAGGACACCGGGCAGGACGGCGACGGCCACGGCGACGCTGGCCGCCGACGGTTCCGCCACCTACGACTTCGACATCCGCTGGGAACTGCCGCCGGTGGCACCGGCATCCCTTCCCAAGGTGCTCCACACCGGCTCCATCGCGACCTTCCTGGCTCCGGGCGCAGCAGCTGTCAGGACCCTCCTGGAGCAGTCGCACCGCGAATGCGTGGTCACCTACGATCCCAACATCCGCCCGGCACTCCTCGGCAGCCATGCCGAGGCCCGGAGCATCTTCGAGGAGCTGGTACCGCTCACCGACGTGGTCAAGCTGAGCGACGAGGATGCCCGCTGGCTCTATCCCGGCCTGCGGCTGGAGGACGCCGCGGCGCGGATCCTCGAGCTGGGTGCGGGGCTCGCGGTGGTCACCCGCGGTTCCGAGGGGTCACTGCTGGCCACCCCGGAGCTGCAGCTGGTGGTACCGGCCGTCCGGTCCGCAGTGGCGGACACCATCGGCGCCGGGGATTCGTACATGGCGGCGCTGATCTACGGGCTGCTTGCGCGCGGAGCGGACGGCCTGGCACCGGCCGTGTTGGAAACCGTGGGACGCACTGCCTCGAAGGCCGCCGCGATCACCGTGCGCCGCCCGGGAGCCAACCCGCCCACGGCGGCCGAACTCCTCGCGGACCTGCCGGAGGACGCGGCGGCGCCTGAGGATGTGCCGGCCGCCGCGATCGCCTGA
- a CDS encoding urease accessory protein UreF: MPNTRTDTYQLALRQLTDSSLPTGAFAHSLGFETYIERGAVRDEESFGVWLAAFLGQQLTYSDALAIRFLYEGVPVLELDELLTAQLLPRQVREASVKMGGRLIEIGAGVFPSLELSEYRALVSGGRAAGHQPLAFAVVARSLGVPQAEATAAYLFAAVTSLTQNAVRAIPLGQNAGQRVLRKAHDGVASAVERAARLTPDDFGAVSPGLEISQMRHERQRARMFMS, from the coding sequence ATGCCGAACACTCGCACTGACACCTATCAGCTGGCGCTTCGGCAGCTGACTGATTCCTCGCTTCCTACTGGGGCGTTTGCTCACTCGTTGGGGTTTGAGACCTATATCGAGCGGGGGGCCGTTCGGGATGAGGAGTCCTTTGGGGTGTGGCTGGCTGCTTTTCTGGGGCAGCAGCTGACTTATTCGGATGCCTTGGCTATCCGGTTTTTGTACGAAGGTGTTCCCGTCCTTGAGCTGGATGAGTTGCTTACTGCGCAGCTTTTGCCTCGGCAGGTGCGGGAGGCGAGCGTCAAGATGGGCGGGCGGTTGATTGAGATCGGTGCGGGGGTTTTCCCCTCTCTTGAACTGTCGGAGTACCGGGCGCTGGTGAGCGGGGGCCGGGCCGCCGGCCATCAGCCGCTGGCGTTCGCCGTCGTCGCCCGTTCACTGGGGGTTCCGCAGGCGGAGGCGACCGCCGCCTACCTTTTCGCCGCCGTCACATCGCTGACGCAGAACGCCGTCCGGGCCATCCCGCTCGGGCAGAACGCCGGCCAGCGGGTGCTGCGGAAAGCGCACGACGGCGTTGCTTCCGCGGTCGAGCGGGCCGCCCGCCTGACGCCGGACGACTTCGGGGCGGTCAGCCCCGGACTGGAGATATCGCAGATGAGGCATGAGCGCCAGCGTGCCCGCATGTTCATGAGCTAA